In Citrus sinensis cultivar Valencia sweet orange chromosome 2, DVS_A1.0, whole genome shotgun sequence, a single genomic region encodes these proteins:
- the LOC102629994 gene encoding isoflavone 4'-O-methyltransferase-like gives MGDIENDGVTVRELFEGQAHLYKGIVKNLSSMSLKCAVELGIADAIHSHGRPITLSELASALNIQPTKTRSLFHFMRLLVHMGLFSKTKVDNHNEQEEAYGLTPTSTLLIKDKPYCLSPLVTGLLDQDYVSSFQHLSRWFKGNDLTLWESFGGLKFWDYLNQNTALTKRFNQAMESDSEMATLIVKDCKPIFQGLRSLVDVGGGTGAFARIISEAFPGIKCTVLDLPHAVTDMPQTDNLKYVVGDMFQFIPAADAFFFKTVFHLFDDEDCLKLLKKCREAIASNGERGKVLIVDIVINEKEDDRELTEAKLLFDTLMNFNVGGRERTEQEWESLFVNAGFTHYKVAPIFGIKSLIEVYP, from the exons ATGGGTGACATTGAAAATGACGGGGTAACTGTAAGAGAGTTGTTTGAAGGTCAAGCTCATCTGTATAAGGGCATCGTTAAGAATTTAAGTTCTATGTCACTCAAATGTGCGGTTGAGCTAGGCATAGCGGACGCAATTCACAGCCACGGACGACCAATCACTCTGTCTGAGTTAGCCTCAGCTCTCAACATTCAGCCTACAAAAACTCGAAGTCTATTTCATTTCATGCGTCTGTTAGTTCACATGGGCTTGTTTTCAAAAACCAAAGTTGACAACCACAACGAGCAAGAAGAAGCATATGGCCTCACACCTACTTCGACCCTGCTCATCAAAGATAAGCCCTACTGTTTGTCACCACTTGTCACTGGATTGCTTGACCAAGATTATGTCTCTTCATTCCAGCATTTAAGTAGGTGGTTCAAAGGGAACGATCTCACATTATGGGAATCTTTCGGCGGGTTGAAGTTTTGGGACTATCTGAACCAGAACACTGCATTAACCAAGCGGTTCAACCAAGCAATGGAAAGCGATTCTGAAATGGCAACCTTGATTGTCAAAGACTGCAAGCCAATCTTTCAAGGGTTGCGCTCCCTGGTTGATGTAGGAGGTGGAACGGGTGCATTCGCGAGAATCATATCTGAAGCATTCCCCGGCATCAAGTGCACAGTACTTGACCTCCCACATGCGGTCACTGACATGCCTCAGACTGACAACTTGAAGTACGTAGTGGGTGATATGTTTCAGTTTATTCCTGCGGCAGACGCCTTTTTCTTCAAG ACggtttttcatttatttgatgaCGAGGATTGCTTGAAGCTATTGAAGAAATGCAGAGAAGCTATCGCAAGCAATGGCGAGAGAGGAAAGGTATTAATCGTCGATATTGTAATCAATGAAAAGGAAGATGACCGTGAATTAACAGAAGCAAAGCTCTTGTTTGACACTTTGATGAACTTTAATGTTGGTGGAAGGGAGAGAACTGAGCAAGAATGGGAAAGTCTTTTCGTGAATGCCGGTTTCACTCACTACAAAGTAGCTCCGATATTTGGTATCAAGTCCCTCATTGAAGTCTATCCGTAA